The Burkholderia ambifaria AMMD genome contains the following window.
TATACCGCCCGCCTTGCTCCCGCCAATCTCGATGAGTACACTGAATCACATTCAGTACACGGAATGACGACGTGCCGCGTATCGGCGGCACCGCCCTGAAGGAGACGATGAACGTGTTTCTCAAGAACGCTTGGTATGTGGCCTGCACGCCCGATGACATCGACGGCAAGCCGCTGGGCCGCAAGATCTGCAACGAGCCGATGGTGTTTTACCGCGCGGCGGACGGCCAGGTCGCCGCGCTCGAGGACTTCTGCCCGCACCGCGGCGCGCCGCTGTCGCTGGGATTCGTGCGCGACGGCGTGCTCGTGTGCGGCTATCACGGGCTGGAAATGGGCTGCAACGGCAAGGCGGCCGGCATGCCGGGCCAGCGGGTCGGCGGCTTCCCGCCGATTCGCAGCTTCCCCGTCGTCGAACAGTACGGCTTCATCTGGGTGTGGCCGGGCGATGCGTCCGAAGCCGATCCGGCCAAACTGCCCGCGCTGTCGTGGGCCGAGGATCCGGCCTGGGCGCACGGCGGCGGCCTGTATCACATCCGCTGCGACTACCGGCTGATGATCGACAACCTGATGGACCTCACGCACGAAACGTACGTGCATGCGACGAGCATCGGCCAGAAGGAAATCGACGAAGCTGCGCCGAAGACGACCGCCAACGGCGACGAAGTCGTCACGAGCCGCTTCATGCAGAACGTGATGCCGCCGCCGTTCTGGCGGATGGCGCTGCGCGGCAACGGGCTGGCCGACGACGTGCCGGTCGACCGCTGGCAGATCTGCCGCTTCACGCCGCCGAGCCACGTGATGATCGAAGTGGGCGTCGCGCATGCGGGCCACGGCGGCTACGACGCGCCGGCCGATCTGAAGGCGTCGTCGATCGTGGTCGACTTCATCACGCCCGAGACGGACACCTCGATCTGGTACTTCTGGGGGATGGCGCGCAACTTCCGGCCCGACGATCACGCGCTGACCGCCGAAATCCGCGAAGGCCAGGGCAAGATCTTCGCCGAGGATCTCGAGATGCTCGAGCGCCAGCAGCTCAACCTCGAGCAGTGGCCGGAGCGCAAGCTGCTCAAGCTGAACATCGACGCCGGCGGCGTGCTGTCGCGCAAGGTGATCGAGCGGCTGCTCGCCGACGAACAGGCGTCGAGCCCGCAGCGCCCCGTGATTCCGGTCGCGCAGATCAAGGAGGCGTCATGAGCGATGCGACGCTGACGGTGCGGGTCGCCCGCAAATGGCAGGAAGCGCGCGACATCTGCGGCTTCGAATTCGTCAGCGACGACGGCTCGCCGTTGCCGCGCTTCGACGCCGGCGCCCATATCGACGTGCATTTGCCGGGCGGCCTCGTGCGCCAGTACTCGCTGTGCAATCACCCGGAGCACGGCGACCGCTATCAGATCGCGGTGCTGCGCGATGCCGACGGCCGCGGCGGCTCGCGCGCCATTCACGATGAAGTGCGGCAAGGCGATACCGTGCGGATCGGCCTTCCGCGCAATCAATTCCCGCTCGCGCCCGACGCACCGCACCACCTGTTGCTCGCGGGCGGGATCGGCGTGACGCCGATTCTCTGCATGGCGGAACGGCTGTTCTCGTCCGGCATCCCGTTCGACATGCACTACTGCGCGCGCTCGACCGACCGCATGGCGTTCGTCGAGCGGATCAACGCGGCCGGGTTCCATGACCGCGCGCGCTTCCACGTCGACGACGGCGACCCCGCGCAACGCTTCGACCTGGCCTCGGTGCTCGCCGCGGCGCCTGACGGCACGCACCTGTACGTCTGCGGCCCGCGCGGCTTCATGGATGCGGTGCTGAGCGCCGCGCGCGAGCGCGGCTGGGCGGACGAGCGGCTGCATTACGAGTTCTTCGGCGGCGCGGTTGCGTCGTCCGGCGCCGATCGTGCGTTCCAGGTCCGGATCGCGAGCAGCGGCAAGGTGATCGACGTGCCGGCTGAATGCACGGTGATCGCGGCGCTGGCGGCCAACGGCGTCGAGATTCTTACGTCGTGCGAGCAAGGCGTATGCGGCACCTGCGTGACGCGCGTGCTGGAAGGCGAGCCCGATCATCGCGATTCGTATCTGACGGAAGCGGAACAAGCGACCGGCGACCAGTTCATGCCGTGCTGTTCGCGATCGCGAAGCGACCTGCTGGTACTCGATCTGTAGACGGACCGCGCGGCGCGCGGCGGAAAACCACAATACTGGAGACGATCAATGGCGCATCATGCCGCACCACCAATCAATACTACTAAGTTTCCTATCGACCGATGGTGGGTCGCCGCGCTGTCATCCGAACTGACGGACAAACCCGTCGCGCGCACGCTGCTCGGGCGCCCGGTCGTACTGTTCCGCTTGCCGTCCGGTGAAGTCGGTGCGCTGGAGGATCGCTGCTGCCACAAGTCGCTGCCGCTGTCGTGCGGCTCGCTCGAGGTGCGCGGCCTGCGCTGCGGCTATCACGGCCTGCTGTTCGACCGCGACGGCGCCTGCGTGGAGATTCCCGGCCAGGACCGGATTCCGGCGAAGGCGTGCGTGGCGTCGTATCCGGTGCGGGAACAGGACGCCATCGTATGGATCTGGATCGGCGCCGAAGCGCATGCTGAACCGACCTGCGCGCCGCCGCGTTATCCGTTCCACTCGGATCCGCAATACCGGTTCGGCGGCGGCCACTACCATTACGACGCGCCGTATCAGCTGATTCACGACAACCTGATGGACCTGAGCCACCTCGGCTATGTCCATCTGAAAACCATCGGCGGCAACGCGTCGCTGCACATGGGCGCGGAAACCCGCGTCAGCACCGACGGCGACACGGTCACGCTGGTCCGCCGCATGCCCGATTCCGAACCGCCGCCGACCTACACGGCGGCATGGCCGTTCGCGGGCCGCGTCGATCGCTGGCAGGAAATCGAATTCCATGTGTCGCACATCCGAATCTGGACCGGCGCGATGGACGCCGGCACCGGCGACCTGCACGATCCGGCGCGCGGCGGCTTTCACATGCGCGGCTTTCACGGCATCACGCCCGAAACGGAAACGACGACGCACTACTTCTGGACCGTCGCGACCAATCCGCAGCACGACATCGAACGCGTCGCGCGAACGGTCATCGAGCAATCCGCGGCGACGTTCGACGAGGACAAGACCGTGATCGAGGCGCAATACCGGAATCAGCTGCGGTTCCCGGACCGCCGCCAGATCGACATTCATGTCGACGCGGGCCCCAATCGCGCGCGGCGCGTGATCGAGCGGCTGCTGCTGCAACCCGAACCCGCGTAGCCGTCGCGCCGGCGCGCGTAACCCGGGCTGCTCGTCAGCCCACGCATTCGCTTTCGTCCCATTCGCTACGGCAGTGCGTCGATTTCATCCCAATCAATTAGTCATACTATTCTTATGAAGGATCTTTGACGTGAGCGCAAATATCCGCAATACGATCGACGAATCCCCGATGAGCGCGTTTCAGACGATGGCGGTCACGGCCTGCGTCGTCCTGAACATGCTCGATGGCTTCGACGTGCTCGCCATCGCGTTTGCCGCGCCGCATCTGGCAGCCGAGTGGAAACTGAGCGGCAAGGAAATCGGCCTGCTGCTGAGCGCCGGGCTGGCCGGCATGGGCCTCGGCTCGGTGCTGATCGCACCGCTGGCCGACCGCGTCGGCCGCCGCCGCATCATCCTGCTGTGCCTCGCCGTGATCTCGACCGGGATGCTGGCCTGCGCGGCCACCCACAGCACGCTGCAACTCGCGGCCGCGCGTGCGTATACGGGGCTCGGCATCGGCGGCATGCTGGCGAGCCTGACCGTCATCAGCGGCGAGTACGCATCGAACAAATGGCGCAGCGCCGCGATCGGCATGCAGTCGACGGGCTACGCGATCGGCGCCACCGCCGGCGGCGTGATCGCCGGTTACCTGCTGTCGACGTGGGGATGGCGCAGCGTGTTCGCGTTCGGCGGCATCCTGACGCTGATGTCGATCCCGATGGTGCTCGCGCTGCTGCCGGAATCGCTCGACTTCCTGCTCGCGCGGCGCCCGGACGACGCGCTGCCGAAAATCAACCGCATCCTCGCGAGAATGAAGCGCGTGCCGATCGACGCGCTGCCGGCCGCGACCGCTTCCGTCGACACGGCGAACCCCGCGTCGAGCTGGACGGCCGTGCTGCGCGCACCGCTCACGCGCCGCACGATCGCGCTGTGGATCGCGTTCTTTCTCGTGATGGGCAGCTTCTACTTCGTCGTGAGCTGGACGCCGAAACTGCTGGTCCAGGCCGGCATGTCGGCATCGCAGGGCGTGACCGGCGGCGTGCTGCTCAATCTCGGCGGCATCGCGGGCGCGTCGCTCTTCAGCCTGCTGTCGACGCGGTTCGGCCTGCGCAACCTGCTGGGCGCGACGCTGCTGCTGGGCGGTGTGCTGATGGTCGTGTTCGGCGCGAACACCGGCTCGCTCGGCATCGGCATGACGGTCGCGGTGTTCCTCGGTGCGGTGATCAATGCGTGCGTGGCCGGCATGTATGCGCTGTCGCCGACGCCGTATCCGGCCGAGATCCGCACGACCGGCATCGGTCTCGCGGTCGGCATCGGCCGCCTCGGCGCGATCCTGTCGCCGATGACGGTCGGCGCGCTGCTGGACAACGGCTGGTCCGTGTCCCACCTCTATCTCGCGTTCCTCGTGCCGCTGGCCGGCGCGGCCATCGCCGTCGCCGTGGCGGGCGCGCGCGCCGCGGCACCGCGCCGGCAACGCGATCCGGCGCTGTCGTAACGCACGACACCCGCAGGCTCGACCGATACCCGTCGGTACCCCCGGCATGTCCGGGGCAATCAAAAAAAACGATAAGTAGATCTACATACTGTTTGGAGACAGCCATGAAAACGAAACTGGGCGTCGCGCTCGCGACGGCGATGGCGCTGGCCGGACCGGCCTGCGCGCAAAGCAGCGTCACGCTGTACGGGATCATCGATACCGGTGTGTCCTACTACAACAACGCCGCGCACGGCGGATCGTTCACCGGGATGCCGACGCTGACCGGCGAGGTGCCGTCACGCTGGGGCCTCAGAGGCACGGAGGATCTCGGCGGCGGCTACCAGGCCTTCTTCGTGCTCGAAAACGGCTTCCAGCCCGGCACCGGCGCATTGAACTATGGCGGACGCCTGTTCGGGCGGCAGGCGAACGTGGGCGTGAACAGTCCGTTCGGCGCGCTGACCCTCGGCCGCCAGATGAACATGACGATGATCGTGCTGACCAATGCCGACGTGATCGGCCCGTCGATTCATTCGATGGCGGATTTCGACTCCTACCTGCCGAACGCGCGCAGCGACAATGCGATCGGCTACAAGGGCACGTTCCACGGCGTGACGCTCGGCGCGACCTACAGCTTCGGCCGCGACGCGGCCGGCCCGGCCGGACCGTCGGCGACGGGCTGCGCCGGCCAGGTGCCCGGCGACATCGTCGCGTGCCGGCAGTACACGGCGATGCTCGCCTATGACGCGAGCAATTTCGGGCTGGCCGCGTCGCACGACGTGATGCGCGGCGGCGGCGGCGCGCTAGCGCCGCTGAACAATCCGGCGTACACCGACACGCGCGACATCGTCGCCGGCTACGTGAAGATCGGCCCCGCGAAACTCGGCGCCGGGTGGATCCGCCGCAACCTCGCGGCGGCCGCACACCTGCAGGCCGACATCGTGTTCGCGGGCGGCACGTACTATGCAACGCCGTACCTCGCGCTCGACCTGCAGGGCGTGCGCTACCTGCAGCGCCGCGAAACCAGCGAAGGCGGCACGAACGCCACGCTGCTCGTCGGCCGCGCGAACTATTTCCTGTCCAAGCGGACGACCGTCTATACGTCGGTGGGCTACATGTTCAACAGCGCCAACGCCGCCAATGCGGTAGCCGCCGGCGGCACCGTCGCGACCGGCAGCAACCAGCTCGGCGTCATGGCCGGGATTCAGCAGAAATTCTGACGCCCCGGGTAGCGCAATTCCGGGCGGCTCGCCGCCGCCCGCGAACCGCGCGTGCCGGACGTCAGCTCTCCAGCCGGCAATGCGCGAGCTTCAGCCCCGGCAACACGGGCGCATCGATATAGCCTTCGTTCACGCAGCTGAAGCGGAAATTCGCGGACGCCGTGAACGGCTTGATCTCGCCGCCGGGGAATTTCGGTTTCAGCGCAGCCTGGTCGGCCACGTCAAAGTGCGTATCGAACTGCTCGCCGTCGGTCGTCAGCGCGCCGAAGTACGTGCCGCCCGGGTCGCTGCCCATCCGGATCACGGCGCCGACGAACACGAGGCGCTTGCCGTCGTACTTCGTCTTCGCGGCGGCCATGTCCCGCGTGTAGGCCTCGATCACGGCGCCGTAATGCGCGTCGATCGCGGGCTCGGCGGCCGAAGCCGCGCAAGCGGTCTGCTGAATGCCCGCCAGCAGCGCGCAGGCCGCAAGCGTCACCGCCGCGAACGGCGCGGAAATCTTGTTCATGGGTGGTCTCCCCTCTAGCGTGGTGATTGAAGTGATTGATGCCCGGCGCTACGCCGGATGAATTCGCTTCCGTTGCTTTATGCGTTCGAATGGCGGAACACGGCTGCGATCACTTCATCACCCGCACGGTTGACCGCGCTGCACGCGACGTGACAGGAAGATGACATGGTGCGGCCCCCGGCTCTCATTGGATTTCACTGCGTCTGATTTTGGCCGCTACGGTAGCAGACGGCCGACGGCCCGGCAATCGCGGTTCACGGTCCGTATCGGCCTCGTTACAATTGCAAACGATTCTCATTACCTATATCATGCGCATCCTGCCGCAGCGGCGCAGTGAAGCGCTGCGGCCTGTGCCTCCGTCCTTAGCACTCCGTTACTCATCGATTCATGCCATCCCGTCGAACGCCCCGCCGCGCGCGGACCTTGCGCCCGTGGCGCGCGAGCCTGCCTGCCCTGATCACCCTTTGCGTCGCCAGCGGCGCGCATGCCGACGCGGAGCCCGCCCAGGCGGCATCCGCGCCCGCACCGGCATCCGTATCGCCGCCCGAACGCGAACTGCCGATGATCAGCGTCAATGCATCGGCGGCCGCCGATCCGACCGTCGGCTACCAGCCGCGCACCAGCAGCATCGCCGGCGGCGACGCGCGCCCCATCAAGGAGATCCCGCAAGCGGTCGCCGTGGTCAGCAGCAGCGTGATGCAGGACCAGCAGGCGCGCTCGCTCGACGACGTGCTCGGCAACATCAGCGGCATCACGCAGACCAACACGCTCGGCGGCACGCGCGACGCGTTCATCAAGCGCGGTTTCGGTTCGAACAACGACGGCTCCGTGCTCGTCGACGGTGTCCGCACGCCGGTGCTGCACAGCTATCTCGCGACGATCGATCGCGTCGAAGTGCTAAAGGGCCCGGCTTCGCTGCTGTACGGGATGCAGGACCCGGGCGGCGTGATCAACCTCATCACGCGCAAGCCGGAGGACACGTTCGGCGGCTCGATCTCCGCATCACGCACGAGCCACGGCGGCAGCAGCGCGCAGTTCGACCTGACGGGCCCGCTGGGCAAACCCGGGCAGGTCGCGGGCGGCACGCTCGCGTTCCGGCTCACCGGCGAATACGACACGAGCCGCTACTGGCGCAGCTTCGGCCGCGAACGCAACGCGCTGATCGCGCCCGCGCTGTCGTGGCACGACGCGAACACGTCGATCGACGTCAGCTACCAGTACGTCGACTACACGATGCCGTTCGATCGCGGCACCGTGCTCGTGAACGGCCGCCCCGACGACGCGCTGCGCTATCGCCGCTACGACGAACCGTGGGCGCAAAGCAGCGGGATCCAGGAAACGCTGCGGGCGCGCGTCGAGCACCGCTTCTCCGACGCGTGGCGCGTACGCGCGACGTACGGCTGGGGCCGCGACCGCTACGATCAGTACATCGCCCGCGGCACCGCCTTCAACAGCGCGACCGGCGCGATGACGCGCACGGCCGACGCGAACCTCGGACGCAACGACTCCGACCAGATCGCGACGCTCGGCCTGCTCGGCAACCTGACGCTCGCCGGGATGAATCACGCGCTCTACATCGGTGGCGAATACGAACGGCAGCGCAGCTTCCGCGGCGACACGATCCGCGGCAAGGCGATCAAGGGCTTCGATCTCTACGATCCCGTCTACGGCCTGCTCGCGCCGGGCGGCACGCCGAACGTGAAGCAGAGCGATTCGCTGTCAAAGGTCCACACGTATTCGATGATCGTGCAGGATTCCGTGAAGATCACCGACCGGCTCACCGCGGTCGGCGGGCTGCGCTGGGAAGACTGGCAGCAGGAATCGGGGATGGGGCGGCCGTTCGCGTTCGCCGACCGCTCGCACGGCAACGTGTGGCTGCCGCAGTTCGGGCTCGCGTATGCGCTCACGCCGTCGCTGACCGCGTATGCGAACGTGAGCCGCTCGTTCAAGGCGAACGTCGCGTCGAATGTCACGTCACCGCTCGCGCCGGAATTCGGCCGCGTGCTGGAAGCCGGCCTGAAGTTCGACCTGAAGCCCGGCATCACCGGCACGCTCGCGGCCTACCAGATCGACAAGCGCAACGTCGCGGTAACAGTAGGCGACATCACGTCGACGATCGGCACCGCGCGCTCGCGCGGGATCGAACTCGACGTCGCGGGGCAGATCACGCGGCACCTGAGCCTGATCGGCAGCTACGCGTACACGAACGCGAACGATCGCGACAGCAACACGTCGCTCGTCAACGTCGCGCGCCACACCGGCAGCCTGTTCGCGGTGTATGACACGGCGATCGCCAACCTGCCCGGCCGCTGGCGCTTCGGCGGCGGCGCGCGGCTCGTCGGCGCACGGCCCGGCGACACCGCGAACAGCTTCACGCTGCCCGGCTACGTGACCGTCGATGCGTTCGCGGCCTACGAGACCACGATCGGCAAGTTCCCGACGCGCATCCAGCTCAACGTGAAGAACCTGCTCGACAAGACCTACTATCCGTCGAGCAACAGCAACCTGATCGTCGCGGTCGGCGAGCCGCGGCTCGTCACGCTGACGACGACGGTGTCGTTCTGACACACCGTCGCACCGGCCGGCCGAGGCGCGCGACGCGCGCCGGCCGGCGACACGAACCGGCATGAACTGAACGCGCGATCAGCCGCCCGCGAAATCGAGCAGGATCTTGCAGCTTTCCGCGGGATTGTGCTCGGCCATCTCGAACGCCTGCGCGACGTCGCGAAAGCCGACCTTGTGCGTGACGATGTGCTCGGGCTGGATCAGCCCGCGCGCAATCCAGTCGATCACCTGCGGGAACATCGCGCAGTTGAGCCGCGATGCGGCGAGCGTCAGCTCCTTCTTCGTCAGCTCGGCCTGCACGATCGCCGACGGCTCCGACGAAAACCCGAGCACGCCGATCCGGCCGGCCGGCGCGGCGATCGTCACGGCCTCCTCGAGAATCGACGGATGGCAGACCGCATCGAAGATCAGCGTCGGGCCGCCGTCGACGCCGCGCTTGGCCAGCGCGTCGGGCAGCGACTCGACGCTCGTGTTGATGATTTCGTCCTCCGCCGCGCCGCACTTGCGCGCGAGCTGCAGCCGCGCGTCGAGCCGGTCGGTGATGAACGCGCGAATGCCGTACACGCGCTTGAGCACCTGCAGGATCGTCAGCCCGACGGTGCCGGCGCCGTAGATCAGCGCGACATCGCCCGGCAGCACGCCGGTGCGCGACGTCGCGTTCGCGGCCACCGCGAACGGCTCGACGATCGCCGCGCAGGTGTCGGCGATCGCGTCCGGAATCCGGTACGCGTTGCCGGCCGGCACGCACGTGTACTGGCTGAAGCCGCCGTCACGATGCACGCCGAGCACGCTCAGATGCCGGCACACGTTGCGCCGGCCGATCGTGCACGCGTGGCAATGCCCGCAGCTGATCACCGGATCGACCGCGACGGTCTCGCCGAGCCGCGCGGCATCGACGCCCGCGCCGACCGATTCGATCGTGCCGACGAATTCATGGCCGATGATGCGCGGGTACGACACGAACGGATTCTTGCCGTGAAAGATGTGCAGGTCCGACCCGCAGATGCCCGCATAGCGCACCTTCACGCGCACCTCGCCGGCGGCGGGCGCGGGCAGCGGCACTTCACGCACGCTCATGCTGTTCGGACGATCGACAACGACGCTCAACATTTCGGTTCTCTCCTTCGGATCTTCGCGGCTCACCAGTTCCACATCGAGCCGTCGCGCAGCCGCGCGACCGGCAGGTACGCGCGCTCGTACGGATATTTCGCGGCCAGCGTCTCGTCGATGTCGACGCCGAGGCCCGGCACGTCGTCCATCACGAGATAGCCGTCCTCGAAGCGGTAGTTGTGCGGAAACACTTCGTCGGTCAGCGCGCTGTGCGGCATCAGCTCCTGGATGCCGAAGTTCGGCGCCCACAGCCCGAAGTTCACGGCCGCCGCCATGCAGACGGGCGACAGGTCCGTCGCGCCGTGGAAGCCGGTGCGCACCTGGTACATCGCCGCGTAATCGGCGATGCGCCGCACGTGCGTGATGCCGCCCGCGTGCACGATCGTCGCGCGGATGTAGTCGATCAGCTGGTCGCGGATCAGGTCCTTGCAATCCCAGATCGAGTTGAACACTTCGCCCACCGCGAGCGGCGTCGTCGTGTGCTGGCGGATCAGGCGGAATGCGTCCTGGTTCTCCGCCGGCGTCGCGTCCTCGAGCCAGAACAGCCGGTGCGGCTCGAGGTCACGGCCAAGCCGCGCGGCCTCGATCGGCGTGAGCCGGTGATGCGCGTCGTGCAGCAGGTGCGGCGCGTCGCCGACCGCGTCGCGCACCTTGCGGAACAGCTCCGGCGTGTGGCGCAGGTAGAGCGCGGTGTCCCACGGCTCCTCGGGCGGCAGCCCCTTCTCGGCCGGCTCGTACGCGCCGGCCGTCTTGCCGACGCCGTACACCTTGTCGAGCCCCGGCACGCCCGACTGCACGCGGATCGCGCGATAGCCGGCCTCGATGTGCGCATGCACCGCGTCGATCGCTTCCTCGTGATCGCGCCCGTTCGCGTGGCCGTACACCATCAGGCCGTCGCGGCTCCTGCCGCCGAGCAGCCGGTAGACGGGCATGCCCGCGAGCTTGCCCAGGATGTCCCACAGCGCCATGTCGATCGCGGCGATCGCCGTCATCGTCACGGGCCCGCGCCGCCAGTACGCGCCGCGATACAGGTATTGCCAGATGTCCTCGATGTTGCGCGGGTCGCGGCCGACGAGGCACGGGAACACGTGGTCTTCCAGGTACACGCGCACCGCGAGCTCGCGCCCGTTGAGCGTCGCGTCGCCGAGGCCGTGGACGCCCTCGTCGGTCACGATCTTCACCGTCACGAAGTTCCGGCCCGGACACGTGACGATGGTCTGCAAGCGTTCGATTTTCACTGCGCTCCTCCAGCGGGCGATTCAGATGTCAGTCGACAAAGTAATGGGGCGCGCGGCTGCGCACGTCCGGCAAGTGCGAGCCGATCCGGTCGACGTGTGCCGCGACCGACGCGCCGAGCAGCGCCATGTTGCGCGACGCGATATGCGCGAGGATCTGTTCGTGTTCCTGCAGCGCGCGGCGCGCGTGATCCTCGACGCGATCGAGCAGCAGCCAGCGCACGCGGTCGAACTGGCGCTTCATCGGCTGCAGCATTTCCCATACGTGCGGCCGGCCCGCGAACGCGAACATCCGCCCGTGCATCGCCTCGTCGAGATCGAAGAATGCTTCGACATCGCCGGCGGCCACCGCGTCACGCTGCGCGTCGATGATCCGCGACAGCTCCGCGAGTTGCGCCGGCGTGATCTTCTGCGCGAGCTCGACGTGGTTCGCGCATTCGAGCGTGCTGCGCGCGAAGC
Protein-coding sequences here:
- a CDS encoding aromatic ring-hydroxylating oxygenase subunit alpha, with the protein product MFLKNAWYVACTPDDIDGKPLGRKICNEPMVFYRAADGQVAALEDFCPHRGAPLSLGFVRDGVLVCGYHGLEMGCNGKAAGMPGQRVGGFPPIRSFPVVEQYGFIWVWPGDASEADPAKLPALSWAEDPAWAHGGGLYHIRCDYRLMIDNLMDLTHETYVHATSIGQKEIDEAAPKTTANGDEVVTSRFMQNVMPPPFWRMALRGNGLADDVPVDRWQICRFTPPSHVMIEVGVAHAGHGGYDAPADLKASSIVVDFITPETDTSIWYFWGMARNFRPDDHALTAEIREGQGKIFAEDLEMLERQQLNLEQWPERKLLKLNIDAGGVLSRKVIERLLADEQASSPQRPVIPVAQIKEAS
- a CDS encoding PDR/VanB family oxidoreductase — translated: MSDATLTVRVARKWQEARDICGFEFVSDDGSPLPRFDAGAHIDVHLPGGLVRQYSLCNHPEHGDRYQIAVLRDADGRGGSRAIHDEVRQGDTVRIGLPRNQFPLAPDAPHHLLLAGGIGVTPILCMAERLFSSGIPFDMHYCARSTDRMAFVERINAAGFHDRARFHVDDGDPAQRFDLASVLAAAPDGTHLYVCGPRGFMDAVLSAARERGWADERLHYEFFGGAVASSGADRAFQVRIASSGKVIDVPAECTVIAALAANGVEILTSCEQGVCGTCVTRVLEGEPDHRDSYLTEAEQATGDQFMPCCSRSRSDLLVLDL
- a CDS encoding aromatic ring-hydroxylating dioxygenase subunit alpha; translated protein: MAHHAAPPINTTKFPIDRWWVAALSSELTDKPVARTLLGRPVVLFRLPSGEVGALEDRCCHKSLPLSCGSLEVRGLRCGYHGLLFDRDGACVEIPGQDRIPAKACVASYPVREQDAIVWIWIGAEAHAEPTCAPPRYPFHSDPQYRFGGGHYHYDAPYQLIHDNLMDLSHLGYVHLKTIGGNASLHMGAETRVSTDGDTVTLVRRMPDSEPPPTYTAAWPFAGRVDRWQEIEFHVSHIRIWTGAMDAGTGDLHDPARGGFHMRGFHGITPETETTTHYFWTVATNPQHDIERVARTVIEQSAATFDEDKTVIEAQYRNQLRFPDRRQIDIHVDAGPNRARRVIERLLLQPEPA
- a CDS encoding MFS transporter, with the translated sequence MSANIRNTIDESPMSAFQTMAVTACVVLNMLDGFDVLAIAFAAPHLAAEWKLSGKEIGLLLSAGLAGMGLGSVLIAPLADRVGRRRIILLCLAVISTGMLACAATHSTLQLAAARAYTGLGIGGMLASLTVISGEYASNKWRSAAIGMQSTGYAIGATAGGVIAGYLLSTWGWRSVFAFGGILTLMSIPMVLALLPESLDFLLARRPDDALPKINRILARMKRVPIDALPAATASVDTANPASSWTAVLRAPLTRRTIALWIAFFLVMGSFYFVVSWTPKLLVQAGMSASQGVTGGVLLNLGGIAGASLFSLLSTRFGLRNLLGATLLLGGVLMVVFGANTGSLGIGMTVAVFLGAVINACVAGMYALSPTPYPAEIRTTGIGLAVGIGRLGAILSPMTVGALLDNGWSVSHLYLAFLVPLAGAAIAVAVAGARAAAPRRQRDPALS
- a CDS encoding porin produces the protein MKTKLGVALATAMALAGPACAQSSVTLYGIIDTGVSYYNNAAHGGSFTGMPTLTGEVPSRWGLRGTEDLGGGYQAFFVLENGFQPGTGALNYGGRLFGRQANVGVNSPFGALTLGRQMNMTMIVLTNADVIGPSIHSMADFDSYLPNARSDNAIGYKGTFHGVTLGATYSFGRDAAGPAGPSATGCAGQVPGDIVACRQYTAMLAYDASNFGLAASHDVMRGGGGALAPLNNPAYTDTRDIVAGYVKIGPAKLGAGWIRRNLAAAAHLQADIVFAGGTYYATPYLALDLQGVRYLQRRETSEGGTNATLLVGRANYFLSKRTTVYTSVGYMFNSANAANAVAAGGTVATGSNQLGVMAGIQQKF
- a CDS encoding TonB-dependent siderophore receptor gives rise to the protein MPSRRTPRRARTLRPWRASLPALITLCVASGAHADAEPAQAASAPAPASVSPPERELPMISVNASAAADPTVGYQPRTSSIAGGDARPIKEIPQAVAVVSSSVMQDQQARSLDDVLGNISGITQTNTLGGTRDAFIKRGFGSNNDGSVLVDGVRTPVLHSYLATIDRVEVLKGPASLLYGMQDPGGVINLITRKPEDTFGGSISASRTSHGGSSAQFDLTGPLGKPGQVAGGTLAFRLTGEYDTSRYWRSFGRERNALIAPALSWHDANTSIDVSYQYVDYTMPFDRGTVLVNGRPDDALRYRRYDEPWAQSSGIQETLRARVEHRFSDAWRVRATYGWGRDRYDQYIARGTAFNSATGAMTRTADANLGRNDSDQIATLGLLGNLTLAGMNHALYIGGEYERQRSFRGDTIRGKAIKGFDLYDPVYGLLAPGGTPNVKQSDSLSKVHTYSMIVQDSVKITDRLTAVGGLRWEDWQQESGMGRPFAFADRSHGNVWLPQFGLAYALTPSLTAYANVSRSFKANVASNVTSPLAPEFGRVLEAGLKFDLKPGITGTLAAYQIDKRNVAVTVGDITSTIGTARSRGIELDVAGQITRHLSLIGSYAYTNANDRDSNTSLVNVARHTGSLFAVYDTAIANLPGRWRFGGGARLVGARPGDTANSFTLPGYVTVDAFAAYETTIGKFPTRIQLNVKNLLDKTYYPSSNSNLIVAVGEPRLVTLTTTVSF
- a CDS encoding Zn-dependent oxidoreductase, which encodes MLSVVVDRPNSMSVREVPLPAPAAGEVRVKVRYAGICGSDLHIFHGKNPFVSYPRIIGHEFVGTIESVGAGVDAARLGETVAVDPVISCGHCHACTIGRRNVCRHLSVLGVHRDGGFSQYTCVPAGNAYRIPDAIADTCAAIVEPFAVAANATSRTGVLPGDVALIYGAGTVGLTILQVLKRVYGIRAFITDRLDARLQLARKCGAAEDEIINTSVESLPDALAKRGVDGGPTLIFDAVCHPSILEEAVTIAAPAGRIGVLGFSSEPSAIVQAELTKKELTLAASRLNCAMFPQVIDWIARGLIQPEHIVTHKVGFRDVAQAFEMAEHNPAESCKILLDFAGG
- the manD gene encoding D-mannonate dehydratase ManD, with amino-acid sequence MKIERLQTIVTCPGRNFVTVKIVTDEGVHGLGDATLNGRELAVRVYLEDHVFPCLVGRDPRNIEDIWQYLYRGAYWRRGPVTMTAIAAIDMALWDILGKLAGMPVYRLLGGRSRDGLMVYGHANGRDHEEAIDAVHAHIEAGYRAIRVQSGVPGLDKVYGVGKTAGAYEPAEKGLPPEEPWDTALYLRHTPELFRKVRDAVGDAPHLLHDAHHRLTPIEAARLGRDLEPHRLFWLEDATPAENQDAFRLIRQHTTTPLAVGEVFNSIWDCKDLIRDQLIDYIRATIVHAGGITHVRRIADYAAMYQVRTGFHGATDLSPVCMAAAVNFGLWAPNFGIQELMPHSALTDEVFPHNYRFEDGYLVMDDVPGLGVDIDETLAAKYPYERAYLPVARLRDGSMWNW
- a CDS encoding GntR family transcriptional regulator, whose protein sequence is MSEAAVAVLEEGDVVVTALQGFSLDESRSYTEQVHALLRHAIVRGALPPRTALSEAVISTTIKVSRTPVREAFAQLADERLVQIIRKVGTLVAPIPVSILEEGRFARSTLECANHVELAQKITPAQLAELSRIIDAQRDAVAAGDVEAFFDLDEAMHGRMFAFAGRPHVWEMLQPMKRQFDRVRWLLLDRVEDHARRALQEHEQILAHIASRNMALLGASVAAHVDRIGSHLPDVRSRAPHYFVD